The following proteins are co-located in the Paenibacillus sp. FSL H8-0079 genome:
- a CDS encoding NHLP leader peptide family RiPP precursor, which translates to MMVSEKTLHEDIIEKAWSDEHFRQQLHSNPKQALREAFGIVIPEHIQVRTVEEQQNDYVLVIPPNPSKVNYDVNCGPWRS; encoded by the coding sequence ATGATGGTATCAGAGAAAACGTTGCATGAGGATATTATTGAAAAGGCTTGGAGTGACGAGCACTTCAGACAACAATTGCACTCCAATCCGAAGCAGGCGCTTCGTGAAGCGTTCGGCATCGTAATTCCGGAGCACATTCAGGTACGTACCGTTGAGGAGCAGCAGAATGACTATGTTCTTGTCATACCTCCCAACCCTTCCAAAGTAAATTATGATGTGAATTGTGGACCTTGGAGAAGTTAA
- a CDS encoding glycoside hydrolase family 9 protein — protein sequence MKGSWWRRVAMIALSAGLLAGSLSMGTGLRKADAAAGNQNYAEALQKAIYFYEAQRSGPLPANNRVEWRGNSGMQDGADVGVDLTGGWYDAGDHVKFGLPMAYSATMLAWSVVEYREGYEQAGQLEEIKDNIKWATDYFMKAHTKPNELWGQVGAGNTDHAWWGPAEVMQMNRPAFKIDASCPGSDLAGETAASLAAASIVFADDDPVYAAKLLQHAKELYHFADTYRGKYSDCITDAQSFYNSWSGYYDELAWGGAWLYLATNDSAYLSKAIAATNQWSSSGGAANWPYTWTQGWDTKNYGAQILLARITSSLNMPEAASFIQSTERNLDYWSVGTNGQRVRYTPGGLAWLDQWGSLRYAANASFISFVYSDWVSDPVKKARYQDFSVSQMNYILGDNPRQSSYVVGYGQNAPQHPHHRTAHGSWVNNEDVPTNHRHILYGAMVGGPDTSDGYTDDIGDYVSNEVATDYNAGFTGALAKMNLLFGQNHQPLANFPAPEVKGDEFFVEAAVKSSGSNYTEIRALLNNRSAWPARMGDQLSFKYFLDLSEVYAAGRTVSDVQVTTSYTEGATVSQPVVVNAAQHIYAITANFGNTKIYPGGEGNYRKEVQFRITGPQGAWNASNDHSFQTLTTGNPVKSVYLPVYDAGVKVYGQEPSVTPVTVPGAPAGVQAVAGSNQVSLTWAAASGAESYTVKRSEVSGGPYTSVATGVIGLTYTNTGLTNGKAYYYVLTAVNAAGESPGSVQVSATPQTATTVPGALTLSGTAGNAQSILTWTAASGATSYKVQRSVAGGAYADVATGLSVLTYADTTAVNGTTYNYRIAAVNANGQTLSNVLALTPSAPPVTTGTLEVQYRSGGSANASNAVTPQFNVKNTGTQAIDLSTVKIRYYFTKDGAENMTFWCDYAQMGTANIEGTFVAVNPAKGTADTYLEISFKSGAGSLAAGAETGVIQTRFSKNNWSNFDQSNDYSYDANKTAFTAWSKVTGYQGNTKVWGLEP from the coding sequence ATGAAGGGGAGCTGGTGGAGACGAGTCGCTATGATTGCGTTATCGGCAGGACTACTGGCAGGCAGTTTATCGATGGGTACTGGACTTCGTAAGGCGGATGCGGCCGCCGGAAACCAGAACTATGCTGAAGCACTGCAAAAGGCCATCTATTTCTATGAGGCGCAGCGTTCGGGTCCATTACCAGCGAACAATCGAGTCGAATGGCGTGGCAATTCGGGCATGCAGGATGGGGCTGATGTAGGTGTTGATCTGACCGGGGGATGGTATGATGCCGGAGATCATGTGAAATTCGGATTACCGATGGCGTATTCTGCTACCATGCTGGCCTGGTCCGTCGTGGAATACCGCGAAGGATATGAGCAGGCAGGGCAACTGGAGGAGATTAAGGATAATATCAAGTGGGCCACAGACTACTTTATGAAAGCGCATACGAAACCAAATGAATTATGGGGACAAGTCGGAGCCGGGAATACGGATCACGCCTGGTGGGGCCCGGCTGAAGTGATGCAGATGAACCGACCGGCCTTTAAGATTGATGCTTCCTGTCCGGGCAGTGACCTGGCGGGAGAAACTGCGGCATCACTGGCAGCTGCTTCGATTGTATTTGCCGATGATGATCCTGTGTATGCTGCGAAGTTGCTTCAACATGCGAAGGAACTGTATCACTTTGCTGATACTTACCGGGGGAAATACTCCGATTGTATTACTGATGCGCAATCGTTCTATAACTCGTGGTCCGGATATTATGATGAGCTGGCATGGGGTGGGGCATGGCTTTATTTAGCCACTAATGATAGCGCTTACTTGTCCAAAGCCATTGCGGCCACCAATCAGTGGTCTTCCAGTGGAGGTGCCGCCAATTGGCCATATACTTGGACACAAGGCTGGGATACCAAAAACTACGGTGCCCAGATTTTGCTGGCGCGTATTACGTCCAGTCTGAACATGCCGGAAGCTGCAAGCTTTATTCAATCTACCGAGCGTAACCTGGATTATTGGTCTGTCGGAACCAATGGACAGAGAGTCAGATACACACCAGGAGGTCTGGCTTGGCTGGATCAGTGGGGCTCGCTCCGGTATGCCGCCAATGCATCTTTTATCTCGTTTGTCTATTCCGACTGGGTTAGTGACCCTGTGAAAAAAGCAAGATATCAGGATTTTTCCGTCTCACAAATGAACTACATTCTGGGCGATAATCCACGTCAGAGCAGTTATGTGGTGGGATACGGGCAAAATGCACCCCAGCATCCACATCACCGGACCGCTCACGGATCTTGGGTGAACAATGAGGATGTCCCGACGAATCACCGCCATATTCTGTATGGTGCCATGGTAGGTGGCCCGGATACATCGGATGGGTATACCGATGATATCGGGGATTATGTGAGCAATGAGGTGGCAACGGACTATAACGCCGGATTCACTGGTGCGCTGGCCAAAATGAATCTGCTATTTGGTCAGAATCATCAGCCCCTTGCAAACTTCCCTGCACCTGAGGTGAAGGGTGATGAGTTCTTTGTAGAGGCTGCTGTTAAATCATCCGGTTCCAATTATACGGAAATCAGGGCACTGCTTAATAATCGTTCCGCTTGGCCTGCCCGTATGGGAGACCAACTGTCCTTTAAGTATTTCCTGGATTTGAGCGAGGTGTATGCTGCTGGACGCACTGTATCAGACGTGCAAGTGACAACCTCCTATACAGAGGGGGCGACGGTATCCCAACCGGTTGTGGTGAATGCAGCCCAGCATATCTATGCCATTACGGCGAACTTCGGTAATACGAAGATCTATCCGGGTGGAGAGGGGAACTATCGTAAAGAAGTGCAGTTTCGTATTACAGGCCCGCAGGGCGCATGGAATGCAAGCAATGATCATTCGTTCCAGACGTTGACTACAGGCAATCCTGTGAAGAGCGTATACCTTCCAGTCTATGATGCAGGGGTGAAGGTGTATGGACAGGAGCCTAGTGTTACACCGGTCACGGTTCCGGGCGCACCTGCTGGTGTGCAGGCTGTGGCAGGTAGCAATCAGGTTAGCTTGACCTGGGCTGCTGCATCCGGGGCCGAATCATATACGGTGAAACGTTCCGAGGTGAGTGGAGGACCGTATACATCTGTCGCTACGGGTGTCATTGGATTGACCTATACGAACACGGGACTGACGAACGGGAAGGCTTATTATTATGTGTTGACCGCCGTGAATGCTGCCGGGGAATCACCGGGTTCTGTACAGGTGTCGGCTACGCCGCAAACAGCAACGACGGTGCCGGGAGCACTGACTTTAAGTGGGACAGCTGGCAATGCGCAGTCGATCCTGACCTGGACAGCAGCTTCGGGTGCTACTAGCTATAAGGTGCAACGTTCGGTAGCAGGCGGGGCATATGCGGATGTGGCAACCGGATTGTCCGTGCTGACTTACGCCGATACGACAGCCGTGAATGGTACCACGTACAATTACCGGATTGCAGCAGTGAATGCGAACGGACAGACGCTGTCCAATGTCCTGGCACTGACGCCTTCTGCACCTCCGGTGACGACCGGTACACTCGAAGTGCAGTACCGCAGCGGAGGGTCCGCGAATGCGAGCAATGCGGTGACCCCGCAGTTCAACGTGAAGAATACCGGAACGCAGGCGATTGATCTCAGTACCGTGAAGATCCGATATTATTTCACCAAGGATGGTGCGGAGAACATGACCTTCTGGTGTGATTATGCCCAGATGGGTACGGCCAATATCGAAGGGACATTTGTCGCAGTGAATCCGGCGAAGGGTACAGCAGACACGTATCTGGAGATCAGCTTCAAGTCCGGAGCGGGCAGTTTGGCCGCGGGAGCAGAGACCGGCGTGATCCAGACACGCTTTTCCAAAAATAATTGGAGCAATTTCGATCAAAGTAATGACTATTCCTATGACGCTAACAAGACGGCCTTTACGGCTTGGAGCAAGGTAACCGGGTATCAGGGAAACACTAAAGTATGGGGCTTGGAGCCGTAA
- a CDS encoding undecaprenyl-diphosphatase — protein sequence MNQSIFNWINQFADRIPFLDWFMITSSEYAVWIMIALLVIVWFLGDPSKQRIVFYACVASIVALVLAKWGISPAVGHPRPFVEGPVHQLVAHVPDPSFPSKHASFVFALAAASFFIGRRFGLWMLLLAVLTGVSRVYVGVHYPGDILGGFLLGSLLSVILITTRNYTKSIPNFFINIHRRVFR from the coding sequence ATGAATCAATCCATATTTAATTGGATCAATCAGTTTGCAGACCGAATTCCGTTTCTGGACTGGTTTATGATTACATCTTCCGAGTATGCGGTTTGGATCATGATCGCACTGCTCGTTATTGTATGGTTTCTCGGCGATCCATCGAAACAGCGAATTGTTTTCTATGCCTGTGTAGCGTCCATCGTGGCGCTAGTGTTGGCCAAATGGGGGATATCGCCAGCAGTAGGCCATCCAAGGCCTTTTGTGGAAGGGCCAGTACATCAGCTGGTAGCCCATGTACCCGATCCTTCTTTTCCAAGTAAGCACGCTTCCTTTGTATTTGCTCTTGCTGCTGCTTCATTCTTCATTGGACGCCGCTTCGGGTTATGGATGCTGTTACTTGCTGTGTTGACAGGGGTATCTCGTGTATATGTAGGTGTGCATTATCCAGGAGATATTTTGGGCGGATTCCTTCTGGGCAGTCTGCTCAGTGTAATTCTGATTACGACCCGCAATTACACCAAGTCGATTCCCAACTTCTTCATTAACATACACCGACGTGTTTTTCGTTAG
- a CDS encoding LCP family protein, with product MLKKWLWGTALTLALAVTGVIVYYGYSIVHFANSISTASGTSSDSSSSGTGSDSDTPTTTIPRWEGQERVNILLLGGDSRGDDAGRSDSVMVASIDPVTKKAHLFSVLRDTYVAIPGHGKSRLNAAFSYGGAELTKQTVSNLLGIPIQHYVYTDFTGFMALVDAVGGIEIDVEKDMYYTSKADKHMYDIDLKKGLQHMDGKTALQYVRFRHDATSDFTRTERQRIFMTELAKKMQSTTSLFKIPDILEAIAPYIETDLSPTQMLKLASLGFDIHVNDIDQQQIPPNKLLTNELVGSAQVLGVDVTKLQSYIQKLFEEDATSSETPSSEEQN from the coding sequence ATGCTTAAAAAATGGTTATGGGGTACAGCCCTGACCCTGGCACTTGCTGTCACAGGTGTCATTGTATATTACGGATATTCGATTGTTCATTTTGCCAATAGCATCTCAACTGCTTCCGGGACTTCATCCGATTCTTCCTCTTCGGGCACAGGCAGCGATTCAGACACTCCAACGACAACGATTCCCAGATGGGAGGGCCAGGAACGGGTAAACATACTATTGCTTGGTGGAGACTCCAGAGGTGATGATGCAGGACGTTCAGACTCGGTCATGGTCGCTTCCATTGATCCGGTCACCAAGAAAGCCCACCTGTTCTCCGTACTGCGTGATACCTATGTCGCGATTCCCGGGCATGGCAAGAGCAGGCTTAATGCAGCCTTTTCCTACGGAGGTGCGGAGCTGACCAAACAAACCGTCAGTAATCTGCTCGGCATTCCCATTCAGCATTATGTCTACACAGACTTTACAGGTTTCATGGCACTCGTTGATGCGGTAGGCGGTATTGAGATTGATGTGGAGAAAGACATGTATTACACTAGCAAAGCGGATAAACATATGTACGACATTGATTTGAAAAAAGGATTGCAACATATGGACGGCAAGACCGCCCTTCAATATGTTCGGTTCCGGCATGATGCCACCTCGGATTTTACGCGTACCGAACGGCAGCGGATCTTCATGACTGAGCTGGCAAAGAAGATGCAGAGCACCACGTCGCTCTTCAAAATCCCGGATATCCTGGAAGCCATCGCTCCCTATATTGAGACGGACCTTAGTCCAACCCAGATGTTAAAACTCGCATCACTAGGCTTCGATATCCATGTGAACGATATCGATCAACAACAGATCCCACCGAACAAGCTGCTCACCAATGAACTCGTTGGCTCAGCTCAGGTACTGGGTGTTGATGTAACCAAACTCCAGTCCTATATTCAGAAACTGTTTGAAGAAGATGCCACGTCCTCCGAGACTCCATCATCAGAAGAGCAGAACTAA
- a CDS encoding methyl-accepting chemotaxis protein — protein MEETRGNMLGKLKLTIRGKLLTGFLIVVALLIIVSSYALIQIHNMSGKANEVDQTWMPSVTLLGMMNGDVSDVERLALAIIVEQDENETTKMNEALQLLLTKIEDERKQLLTYIAGSEEALKLYNENFSTNYDAYVAKMPAFIELGLDNDYEGASRLHTEAYPMWYTANDTLAQLINLSNEGSEAATSESVVLAENTFNVILAVTIFAFLVAVFIAFFIASIISRPIKKMNEAAMAIANGDLTGETIVLKNRDELGTLAASFNTMSGNLRSMIESVSVTSEQVAASSEELLASAEQNTQASEQISETVEELAVGTSDQVDIVKRSSQAMNEMALGSEQIAELAQSVSVSAVDAANQSSEGNMIIQQAVEQMGSVRNSIASLTELVTGLGERSAEIGTITEVINNIARQTNLLALNAAIEAARAGEHGRGFAVVAGEVRKLAEESSTSAQRITDLVQLIQKDTDHAVQAVKVNSSETEAGIEMVTAAGQAFEQISDAVNKVAGEIQEVSAGSEEMSASTTEVVGYVSQISNIAGEAAGGVHNVSAATQQQLASMEEIASSAGSLSKMAEELQEQINKFKV, from the coding sequence ATGGAAGAAACACGGGGAAACATGTTGGGGAAATTGAAGTTAACGATTCGAGGCAAGTTACTGACTGGTTTTCTGATAGTCGTGGCTTTGTTGATTATTGTAAGTAGTTATGCGTTAATACAGATCCACAATATGTCAGGTAAAGCGAATGAAGTGGATCAGACCTGGATGCCCAGTGTAACCCTGTTAGGCATGATGAATGGGGATGTCTCCGACGTAGAGCGGTTGGCGCTGGCAATTATTGTTGAGCAGGACGAAAACGAAACAACCAAGATGAATGAAGCGTTACAGCTTCTTCTCACCAAGATTGAGGATGAGCGCAAACAGTTGCTTACATACATTGCAGGCAGCGAAGAAGCACTTAAGTTATATAATGAGAACTTCAGTACGAATTATGATGCCTATGTGGCTAAAATGCCTGCATTCATCGAATTGGGTCTGGACAACGACTATGAGGGAGCCAGTAGACTTCATACCGAGGCCTATCCAATGTGGTACACAGCTAACGACACACTTGCCCAGTTGATTAACTTGAGCAATGAAGGATCGGAAGCGGCAACGAGTGAATCTGTTGTGTTGGCAGAGAATACATTCAATGTAATTTTGGCAGTGACCATTTTTGCATTCTTAGTTGCAGTATTTATTGCATTCTTCATTGCAAGCATCATCTCACGTCCAATCAAAAAAATGAATGAAGCAGCCATGGCTATCGCCAATGGTGATCTGACGGGTGAGACGATTGTACTGAAGAACAGGGATGAACTAGGAACGCTGGCGGCTTCTTTCAATACCATGAGTGGCAATTTACGCTCGATGATTGAATCGGTGTCAGTAACCTCTGAGCAGGTAGCGGCTTCATCGGAAGAGCTTCTTGCAAGTGCAGAGCAAAACACTCAAGCCTCGGAACAGATTTCAGAAACGGTTGAGGAACTGGCTGTGGGCACGTCAGATCAGGTGGATATTGTGAAGCGTTCTTCGCAGGCGATGAATGAGATGGCTCTCGGATCAGAACAGATTGCCGAGCTTGCTCAGAGTGTATCGGTATCGGCTGTAGATGCGGCGAATCAATCTTCTGAAGGAAACATGATTATTCAACAAGCGGTGGAACAGATGGGTTCTGTTCGAAATTCCATTGCTTCGCTGACAGAGCTGGTTACAGGGCTGGGAGAACGTTCAGCAGAGATTGGCACGATTACCGAGGTGATCAACAACATTGCCCGGCAGACCAATCTGCTTGCACTGAATGCAGCCATTGAAGCCGCACGAGCGGGAGAGCATGGACGTGGTTTCGCCGTCGTTGCGGGAGAAGTACGGAAGCTGGCTGAGGAATCCTCCACTTCTGCGCAAAGAATTACGGATCTCGTACAATTGATTCAGAAAGATACGGATCATGCTGTTCAGGCTGTTAAAGTGAACAGCAGTGAGACGGAAGCCGGAATCGAGATGGTTACTGCGGCAGGACAAGCATTCGAACAGATCTCGGATGCGGTCAACAAAGTAGCGGGTGAGATTCAGGAAGTATCTGCAGGTTCAGAGGAAATGTCGGCGAGTACAACTGAGGTTGTAGGATATGTGAGTCAGATCTCCAACATTGCCGGAGAAGCAGCAGGCGGGGTGCATAATGTATCTGCCGCAACCCAACAGCAGCTGGCTTCGATGGAAGAGATTGCATCATCCGCAGGTTCATTATCCAAGATGGCTGAGGAACTGCAGGAGCAAATCAACAAATTCAAAGTGTAA
- a CDS encoding acyltransferase: MKKPRIAEWTELRGIAFLAIVMQHNIAEYIYRADIEQPDSIMLTMIYHLTRFGTPTFVFLSGVMLFYHHRNTKPEYPRFIRKRFGDIYMPFVVWTLIYWLSVRIFTPQFWLAGIPDFRSLVRELFVPQTGYHLWFVIMVFQFYILFPLFLAGAKAIQKRIQNASRFTPMQVIMALILFAAAFYALLMKWSYYNMGGWTESLSEPWSALLQYRSYSWIMYWFYFLLGAVCAWSVDSWRSWSTKILPWTICMFIGMYIWLGYDVLRGSGDVVNLNISTYLKPTTFLIIMAQMLMLYGFLVLMQGKDTRFQRLLSWIGRYSFGGYLVHALVIYAIAYVTRPLQLSGWHLPVTLLSFLVTVGIALAISCTLSKLPGSRFTVGLMRKPRLSPNSSAAADKRNSPDRTPSPRHTRSPGTSETL; encoded by the coding sequence GTGAAAAAACCGCGCATAGCGGAATGGACCGAGCTGCGGGGCATTGCCTTTCTGGCGATCGTCATGCAGCATAATATCGCTGAGTATATCTATCGTGCCGATATTGAGCAGCCGGATTCCATTATGCTGACTATGATTTATCATCTGACCCGATTCGGTACGCCAACGTTTGTATTTCTATCAGGTGTAATGCTGTTTTACCATCACCGTAATACCAAACCGGAATATCCTCGCTTCATTCGAAAGCGATTTGGCGATATCTATATGCCGTTTGTCGTATGGACACTCATCTACTGGCTTTCTGTCCGTATCTTTACCCCCCAGTTCTGGCTTGCAGGCATACCGGACTTTCGCAGTCTTGTCCGTGAACTGTTTGTCCCGCAGACGGGATATCATCTCTGGTTTGTCATTATGGTGTTTCAGTTCTATATTCTGTTTCCCTTGTTCCTGGCGGGAGCGAAAGCCATTCAGAAGCGTATTCAGAACGCCTCACGTTTCACGCCCATGCAAGTCATTATGGCGCTAATTCTCTTTGCAGCAGCATTCTACGCCCTGCTTATGAAATGGTCCTACTATAATATGGGTGGCTGGACAGAATCACTTTCTGAGCCCTGGTCCGCGTTGCTGCAATATCGTTCCTATTCATGGATCATGTACTGGTTCTACTTTTTACTGGGTGCCGTGTGTGCCTGGTCAGTGGATAGCTGGAGGAGTTGGAGCACGAAGATATTGCCATGGACGATCTGTATGTTTATAGGGATGTACATTTGGCTTGGATACGATGTGCTGCGTGGGTCCGGGGATGTTGTTAATTTGAATATCTCTACTTATTTGAAACCAACCACATTCCTCATCATTATGGCTCAGATGCTCATGTTGTATGGTTTCCTTGTACTGATGCAGGGAAAAGATACACGGTTTCAGCGCCTGTTATCCTGGATTGGCCGCTATTCATTTGGCGGGTATCTGGTTCATGCACTGGTGATCTACGCGATCGCTTACGTTACGAGACCGCTTCAACTCAGTGGATGGCATCTGCCTGTAACATTGCTCTCGTTCCTTGTGACGGTTGGTATAGCCCTTGCGATCAGTTGCACACTATCCAAACTTCCTGGCTCCCGCTTCACGGTAGGGTTAATGCGTAAACCACGTTTAAGCCCCAATTCATCTGCTGCTGCGGACAAAAGAAATTCACCTGACCGAACTCCGTCACCCCGCCACACTCGTAGTCCGGGAACGAGTGAGACATTATGA